The proteins below come from a single Roseiflexus sp. RS-1 genomic window:
- a CDS encoding glutamate mutase L: MSEPKLHALLVADIGSVMTHVWLVDAVDGETRLIGQSEAPGGLAPADDPASAILEAARHIEEQTGRRLIDNGTLVTPKNAEGQGIDGVVVCSSAAGLMGLVIAAIAGDISARSARRAARATYTHVLQTITLDDAVRQEQIGVIGDSGLTWIERQVQSLLGVRPDAVLIVGGIEGGAQEALVRLAHIIGLASLNIQVDTQGQQMRSVARRPVLFAGNSQARDRVAAALADRADLIVTDNIRPTLDVECLEPVRREIVRLYDRLMMPRLARISALTRVPARASCDAAGVMTRFIAGQTRSGVLALDVGGMSTTAHLCSQGRYSPVVLGGVGIGYGIGAVLARRGVEAIRRWLPFPISERDLVHWLLNKMLRPHIPPLTREDLLIEHAVAREALSCVLEELLDEHPDAAYDRVFIGGGVFRHAPHPGLTTLTVLDALQPTSKENMMALDLHLDALGLINACGVLAFSEPDAALTLFERDLMHNSPLATVVTTLGEGHAGELAVEAELRVEGGATHTVRVAHGEIARLNLSPGRYGTLTLRPAAGVRIGRNAPGAEVSSELAAIHGSTLGVVIDARGRPLRLPEDAQARQQALWSWLMALGIEREPLPYPALDSVVEASLPVLTAPVIPAPLRPGESRPTTEMPVASGSIESDLAKLRQTVEEPKKRGFFRRK; the protein is encoded by the coding sequence ATGTCCGAGCCAAAACTCCACGCTCTTCTGGTTGCCGACATTGGTAGCGTGATGACGCATGTCTGGCTGGTTGACGCTGTTGATGGCGAAACGCGCCTGATCGGTCAATCCGAAGCGCCAGGCGGTCTCGCACCGGCTGATGATCCGGCGTCTGCCATTCTTGAAGCAGCCCGCCATATCGAGGAGCAAACTGGTCGTCGCCTGATCGACAATGGCACACTCGTTACGCCAAAGAACGCAGAGGGTCAGGGGATCGATGGTGTGGTCGTGTGCAGCAGCGCCGCTGGCTTGATGGGTCTGGTGATTGCCGCAATCGCTGGCGACATTTCGGCGCGGAGCGCCCGGCGTGCTGCACGTGCAACATACACGCATGTGCTCCAGACGATCACGCTCGACGATGCGGTACGCCAGGAACAGATCGGAGTGATCGGTGATTCTGGATTGACCTGGATCGAGCGGCAGGTGCAATCGCTCCTTGGTGTGCGCCCCGATGCAGTGTTGATCGTCGGCGGGATCGAGGGGGGTGCGCAGGAAGCGCTGGTTCGCCTGGCGCACATTATCGGATTGGCGTCGTTGAACATTCAGGTCGATACGCAGGGTCAGCAAATGCGCAGTGTTGCACGGCGACCGGTTCTTTTTGCCGGGAACAGCCAGGCGCGTGACAGGGTTGCGGCTGCGCTTGCGGATCGCGCCGATCTGATCGTTACCGACAACATCCGACCGACGCTCGATGTCGAGTGTCTCGAACCGGTGCGCCGTGAGATCGTCCGTCTGTATGATCGTTTGATGATGCCCCGGCTCGCACGCATATCGGCATTGACACGTGTGCCAGCGCGCGCTTCATGTGATGCAGCAGGCGTAATGACGCGCTTTATCGCCGGGCAGACCCGGAGCGGCGTTCTTGCTCTGGATGTCGGCGGAATGAGCACAACTGCGCACCTGTGTAGCCAGGGGCGTTACAGTCCGGTGGTGTTGGGCGGCGTCGGCATCGGGTATGGGATCGGTGCAGTCCTGGCGCGTCGGGGAGTCGAAGCGATTCGACGCTGGCTGCCATTCCCGATCAGTGAGCGTGATCTGGTGCACTGGCTGCTCAACAAGATGCTGCGTCCGCACATTCCGCCGCTCACCCGTGAGGATCTTTTGATCGAGCATGCTGTTGCGCGCGAGGCGCTGTCGTGCGTGCTGGAAGAACTGCTGGACGAGCACCCTGACGCTGCTTACGACCGTGTCTTCATCGGCGGCGGGGTCTTCCGGCATGCGCCGCATCCCGGACTGACGACGCTGACCGTTCTCGACGCCTTGCAACCAACATCGAAAGAGAACATGATGGCGCTCGATCTCCATCTTGATGCGCTCGGTCTGATCAATGCCTGTGGTGTGCTCGCTTTCTCCGAACCTGATGCTGCATTGACCCTTTTTGAACGCGATCTGATGCACAACTCTCCGCTGGCGACCGTTGTAACAACGCTGGGTGAAGGTCACGCAGGGGAACTGGCTGTTGAAGCCGAGTTGCGTGTAGAAGGAGGCGCAACGCACACGGTGCGCGTCGCTCACGGCGAAATTGCGCGTCTAAACCTGTCTCCTGGTCGGTACGGCACGTTGACGCTGCGCCCGGCTGCTGGCGTGCGGATCGGCAGAAATGCGCCCGGTGCGGAAGTGTCTTCAGAACTGGCTGCCATCCATGGCAGCACCCTCGGTGTGGTCATCGATGCCCGCGGAAGACCGTTGCGCCTGCCGGAAGACGCGCAGGCGCGTCAGCAGGCGCTCTGGTCGTGGCTGATGGCGCTGGGCATCGAGCGCGAACCTCTGCCCTACCCTGCGCTCGATAGCGTCGTTGAGGCGTCGCTCCCCGTGCTGACCGCGCCGGTCATCCCGGCGCCGCTGCGTCCCGGTGAAAGCCGTCCGACAACTGAAATGCCTGTTGCGAGCGGCAGCATCGAGAGCGACCTGGCAAAACTGCGGCAGACGGTCGAAGAGCCGAAGAAACGCGGATTCTTCCGCCGCAAGTAG
- a CDS encoding DUF6754 domain-containing protein, which produces MDLPLQTLALLLIVFIVIILTLLYHARALDRRRTFGRRPLPALDALRQGLGGGAETGRAIHLSPGSGTIGARATTAETIAGLLAAERTATEAALSGIPVVASSGDAVAHLALRGTLRQAYQRAGLGQDYNPGNVQLLAQQDPMAYASGVSMLYGRQRFEASQLIGSFGYEVLLASGAGAQQGIPQVAGATTSTALPLLYLTSEGVLIGEDMYAAEAYLSRAPEAQGRLLTHDALRTVAIVAIVTLALWQAAQSFIGT; this is translated from the coding sequence GTGGATCTCCCCCTGCAGACGCTCGCTCTGCTTCTGATCGTTTTCATTGTCATCATCCTGACGCTCCTCTATCATGCCCGTGCACTCGACCGACGGCGCACCTTCGGTCGTCGCCCGCTTCCTGCGCTCGACGCACTCCGGCAAGGGTTGGGAGGCGGTGCTGAAACCGGGCGCGCCATTCACCTTTCACCGGGCAGCGGCACGATTGGTGCACGCGCCACGACGGCGGAAACGATTGCAGGGCTGCTTGCCGCTGAGCGTACTGCCACCGAAGCTGCGTTGAGCGGCATTCCGGTGGTTGCCAGTTCCGGCGACGCAGTGGCGCATCTGGCGCTTCGTGGAACCCTGCGCCAGGCGTATCAGCGCGCTGGTCTGGGTCAGGATTACAATCCTGGCAATGTGCAGTTGCTGGCGCAGCAGGATCCAATGGCATATGCGTCCGGCGTGAGTATGCTGTACGGGCGACAGCGTTTTGAAGCGAGTCAGTTGATCGGCAGTTTCGGGTATGAAGTGCTGCTGGCAAGCGGGGCAGGTGCGCAACAGGGCATACCGCAGGTAGCCGGTGCTACCACATCGACGGCTCTGCCCCTGCTTTATCTGACCAGTGAGGGTGTGCTGATCGGCGAAGATATGTATGCTGCCGAAGCGTATCTGTCGCGCGCGCCGGAAGCGCAGGGACGTCTCCTGACCCATGATGCGCTGCGCACGGTCGCAATTGTTGCGATTGTTACGCTGGCGCTCTGGCAGGCGGCGCAATCGTTTATCGGGACGTAA
- the dtd gene encoding D-aminoacyl-tRNA deacylase gives MRAVVQRVSQASVTVGDEVVGAIGQGLLILLGIGVGDSEAEARLLAEKTANLRIFADEEGRFNRSLLDIGGEALVVSQFTLYADTRRGRRPSFSDAAPPEIAAPLVDVFAGELRRLGVAVSTGRFGAMMRVALVNDGPVTILLDSAIFREPRNQH, from the coding sequence ATGAGAGCAGTTGTGCAGCGGGTCAGCCAGGCTTCGGTGACGGTTGGCGATGAAGTGGTCGGCGCTATCGGGCAGGGATTGCTGATCCTGCTTGGGATCGGCGTCGGCGACAGCGAAGCAGAAGCGAGATTGCTGGCGGAAAAGACCGCCAACCTGCGCATTTTTGCCGATGAGGAGGGACGGTTCAACCGCTCCTTGCTCGATATTGGCGGCGAGGCGCTGGTCGTATCGCAGTTTACGCTCTACGCCGACACGCGGCGTGGGCGGCGCCCCAGTTTTTCCGATGCCGCACCACCGGAGATCGCCGCACCGCTGGTTGATGTCTTCGCGGGTGAATTACGCCGTTTGGGAGTTGCGGTCAGCACCGGACGTTTCGGCGCGATGATGCGTGTCGCATTGGTGAACGATGGTCCTGTCACCATTCTGCTCGACAGCGCCATCTTCCGCGAACCGCGCAATCAACACTAA
- a CDS encoding hotdog fold thioesterase has protein sequence MSHLDLSQLTSGGLASRLGIEIVELSPQRIVATMPVTPDHHQPLGYLHGGASVALAETVASIGAFFNCPPGKASFGLEINANHLRPKRDGRVTATGTPLHIGKSTQVWDVRIVDEQDRLICISRCTIAMVDLAQAMER, from the coding sequence ATGTCACACCTCGATCTTTCCCAACTCACCAGCGGCGGTCTGGCTTCCCGGCTCGGCATCGAGATTGTGGAACTATCACCACAGCGCATTGTTGCGACGATGCCCGTCACGCCGGATCATCACCAACCGCTTGGTTATCTCCATGGCGGGGCATCAGTCGCGCTCGCCGAGACGGTCGCCAGCATCGGCGCGTTCTTCAATTGCCCGCCGGGAAAAGCGTCGTTTGGTCTGGAGATCAACGCCAATCATCTTCGCCCCAAGCGTGACGGCAGGGTAACTGCCACCGGTACGCCGCTACACATTGGCAAATCGACCCAGGTATGGGATGTGCGGATCGTCGATGAGCAGGATCGCCTGATCTGCATTTCGCGCTGCACAATTGCTATGGTCGATCTGGCGCAGGCGATGGAACGGTGA
- a CDS encoding xanthine dehydrogenase family protein molybdopterin-binding subunit — translation MAYASLIGAEVRRKEDPRLISGAGRYVGDITLPGMQYVAFVRSPYPHARIGAIDSSQALRVSGVTAVVTGEDLRDVYTEMLFEGSEGSDVSGEAPPRHSHYPVSIEKVRHVGEIVAAVIATTPAAAADGVAAVIVDWQPLPAVADMEQALRPDAPLLFEGTQNNIDHVWQRKRGDVEAAFAGAHRVVKLRMVSQRLSGVPMEGRAVLTAPDPTTGGLTVWTSTQAAHWIRRDLAKMLGMPENQIRVIAPDVGGGFGVKIGVYPEEAALAALTRRLGIPLRWVETRLEHMQATTHGRAQIADYEAAVTADGIVTALRARVIADLGAYPVSAAIPDLTGMMAVGVYQIPAVDYEITCVYTNTTPVAAYRGAGRPEAAYYIERLMDTIALELNLDPVDVRRRNFIPPDAFPYKTPTGPLYDSGDYDKPLRKALEVGRYTDLRAEQQQRLAARAAGERVPLLGIGIACYVEMCGFGPFESAHVRVEPSGTVTVMTGISPHGQGNATTFAQIVADQLGADFDSVVVISGDTAMTPMGNGTMGSRSLAVGGGALVRALAQVREKARRIAAHMLEAAIDDVVFEEGRYHVKGSPDSGLTLAQIAERAYSDDLPDDVDPGLEATDFFKPPALIYPFGAHLAVVEVDPDTGIVTVRDYVSVDDCGPRISPIIVAGQVHGGLAQGIAQALFEEVVYDENGQLLSGSLMDYTLPRADDLPSFVVEQTITPTPHNPLGAKGIGEAATIGSTPAIVNAVVDALKHLGVRHIDMPLRPEKVWRACNQA, via the coding sequence ATGGCTTATGCATCGTTGATTGGCGCAGAGGTGCGCCGCAAGGAGGATCCGCGTCTGATTTCCGGCGCAGGGCGTTATGTCGGCGACATAACATTGCCCGGCATGCAGTACGTCGCTTTCGTCCGCAGTCCCTACCCGCATGCCCGTATCGGCGCCATTGACTCTTCGCAGGCGCTCCGCGTTTCCGGGGTGACGGCGGTTGTGACCGGTGAAGATCTGCGCGACGTATACACCGAGATGTTGTTCGAAGGCAGCGAAGGATCGGACGTATCCGGCGAAGCGCCGCCGCGCCACTCACACTATCCTGTCTCAATCGAGAAGGTGCGTCACGTGGGGGAAATCGTTGCAGCAGTCATTGCGACCACTCCTGCCGCCGCCGCCGATGGCGTTGCCGCAGTTATAGTGGACTGGCAGCCACTGCCGGCAGTCGCCGATATGGAACAGGCGCTCCGTCCTGATGCTCCGCTTTTGTTCGAGGGGACGCAGAACAATATCGACCATGTGTGGCAGCGCAAGCGTGGTGATGTCGAAGCGGCTTTCGCCGGCGCCCATCGGGTTGTGAAACTCCGCATGGTCAGTCAGCGTCTGTCGGGTGTGCCGATGGAGGGGCGCGCCGTGCTCACCGCACCCGATCCGACAACCGGTGGATTGACGGTCTGGACCAGCACCCAGGCGGCGCACTGGATCCGACGCGATCTGGCGAAGATGCTGGGGATGCCCGAAAATCAGATCCGCGTGATCGCCCCCGATGTCGGCGGCGGGTTCGGCGTCAAGATCGGCGTCTATCCCGAAGAAGCGGCGCTGGCGGCGCTGACGCGACGCCTTGGCATTCCGCTGCGCTGGGTCGAGACGCGCCTGGAACACATGCAGGCGACCACGCACGGGCGCGCGCAAATTGCTGATTACGAGGCGGCAGTGACCGCCGACGGCATCGTAACGGCGTTGCGCGCCCGTGTGATCGCCGATCTCGGCGCGTATCCGGTATCGGCGGCTATTCCCGACCTGACCGGGATGATGGCCGTGGGGGTGTATCAGATTCCGGCTGTTGATTACGAGATCACGTGCGTCTACACCAACACCACGCCGGTTGCCGCCTACCGCGGCGCGGGTCGCCCGGAAGCCGCCTATTATATCGAGCGTCTGATGGACACAATTGCGCTTGAACTGAACCTTGATCCGGTTGATGTGCGCCGGCGCAATTTCATTCCACCCGATGCCTTCCCCTACAAAACGCCGACCGGTCCGCTGTACGATAGCGGCGACTACGACAAGCCGTTGAGGAAAGCGCTCGAAGTCGGACGCTATACCGATCTGCGCGCTGAGCAGCAGCAACGCCTTGCAGCGCGCGCTGCGGGCGAGCGTGTGCCGTTGTTGGGCATCGGCATTGCCTGCTATGTCGAAATGTGCGGCTTTGGTCCCTTTGAAAGCGCGCACGTGCGTGTCGAACCGTCTGGAACAGTCACCGTTATGACCGGTATCTCGCCGCACGGTCAGGGGAATGCCACGACATTCGCCCAGATCGTCGCCGATCAACTGGGCGCCGATTTTGACAGCGTGGTGGTGATCAGCGGCGATACGGCGATGACCCCGATGGGCAATGGCACGATGGGCAGCCGTAGCCTGGCGGTCGGCGGCGGTGCGCTGGTGCGCGCGCTTGCGCAGGTGCGCGAGAAAGCGCGCCGGATTGCCGCTCATATGCTCGAAGCCGCGATCGACGATGTCGTCTTTGAAGAGGGACGGTATCACGTCAAAGGTTCGCCCGACAGCGGTCTCACCCTGGCGCAGATCGCCGAACGCGCCTACTCCGACGACCTGCCCGATGATGTCGATCCCGGACTGGAGGCGACCGATTTCTTCAAGCCGCCAGCATTGATCTACCCCTTCGGCGCGCATCTGGCAGTCGTGGAGGTCGATCCCGACACCGGTATCGTCACCGTGCGCGACTATGTCAGCGTCGATGATTGCGGTCCACGCATCAGCCCGATCATTGTCGCCGGTCAGGTGCATGGCGGGCTGGCGCAGGGTATCGCGCAGGCGCTGTTCGAGGAAGTTGTGTACGACGAAAACGGACAGTTGCTCAGTGGGTCGCTTATGGATTATACTCTTCCTCGCGCCGATGATCTGCCCTCGTTCGTGGTTGAACAAACGATTACGCCGACGCCGCACAATCCGCTGGGCGCCAAAGGAATTGGTGAAGCAGCGACAATTGGCTCGACACCGGCGATCGTCAATGCAGTGGTGGATGCACTGAAGCATCTGGGCGTACGGCATATCGATATGCCGCTGCGACCCGAGAAGGTCTGGCGCGCCTGCAATCAGGCGTAA
- a CDS encoding SH3 domain-containing protein — MGLGQLFGKDKEKKEEEKSDQQKIGETIKNLSDRIYELQKQLQQRNSEIDQLTMQLTEAQRQAEAARGAASVEQLTLSATQDALRDANARMRELEAQIGQLAKEKAAMEEQAKSAGAAIAEMAGGKPGLAVGATAWVQKAGGKNLRRRSAPGLNSEVHDGLAPGTQLTLLEGPVAADGYHWWRIRAADGREGWVAGEELVTAPE; from the coding sequence ATGGGTCTCGGTCAATTGTTCGGCAAGGATAAGGAGAAGAAGGAAGAAGAGAAGTCGGATCAGCAGAAGATCGGCGAGACGATCAAGAACCTCAGCGACCGCATATACGAACTCCAGAAACAACTTCAACAGCGCAACTCCGAAATCGATCAGTTAACGATGCAACTGACCGAGGCGCAGCGACAGGCGGAAGCCGCCAGAGGCGCTGCGAGCGTAGAACAGTTGACGCTCTCGGCAACTCAAGATGCACTGCGCGACGCCAACGCACGCATGCGCGAACTCGAAGCGCAGATCGGGCAACTGGCGAAAGAAAAGGCTGCGATGGAAGAGCAGGCAAAGAGCGCAGGCGCCGCCATTGCCGAAATGGCGGGCGGCAAACCGGGTCTGGCGGTCGGTGCGACTGCCTGGGTGCAGAAGGCAGGCGGGAAGAACCTGCGTCGCCGCAGCGCACCCGGTCTCAATTCTGAGGTGCACGATGGTCTGGCGCCAGGCACGCAACTGACCCTGCTCGAAGGTCCGGTCGCTGCCGATGGGTACCACTGGTGGCGGATCCGCGCCGCCGATGGACGAGAGGGATGGGTCGCAGGCGAAGAACTGGTGACCGCTCCTGAGTAA
- the chrA gene encoding chromate efflux transporter has translation MREDVQPVATPQGSVAEVLAAFIRLGLTSFGGPTAHLGYFREEFVVRRRWLDDQTYADLVALCQFLPGPASSQTGIALGVLRAGLPGGFAAWVGFTIPSAILMIVAAYGVASLSADTAALHGLKVVAVAVVAQAVWGMARTLCPDRERATMAILAAVALLVWSNALAQIAIIAAGGIVGWRLLRSGAPAAAPSSLAAFDHRLAIGCWIAFFGLLIALPLARTVFPFHALELFDSFYRAGALVFGGGHVVLPLLHTEVVSPGWISDAQFIAGYGMAQAVPGPLFTFAAYLGTIQTTTPNGWAGGILALLAIFLPAWLLVIGALPFWDWLRARTEVQAALRGINAAVVGILLATLYTPVMTSAIMMPLDAALALACFGMLTLWKLPPWLVVVVAGGIGWVVRV, from the coding sequence GTGAGAGAAGACGTACAACCAGTCGCAACGCCGCAGGGGTCGGTTGCCGAAGTGCTGGCAGCATTTATTCGCCTGGGTTTGACCTCGTTCGGCGGACCGACCGCCCACCTGGGGTATTTTCGGGAAGAGTTCGTCGTTCGACGGCGCTGGCTGGATGATCAGACCTACGCCGATCTGGTGGCGCTCTGCCAGTTTCTGCCCGGTCCGGCAAGCAGTCAGACCGGCATTGCGCTCGGCGTCCTGCGCGCCGGTTTGCCGGGCGGCTTCGCGGCGTGGGTCGGGTTCACCATTCCATCGGCGATTTTGATGATCGTAGCCGCATATGGCGTCGCGTCGCTTAGTGCAGACACAGCGGCGTTACACGGACTGAAAGTCGTCGCTGTGGCTGTCGTGGCTCAGGCGGTGTGGGGTATGGCGCGCACGCTCTGCCCCGACCGCGAGCGCGCGACAATGGCGATTCTTGCGGCTGTAGCATTGCTCGTCTGGAGCAATGCGCTGGCGCAGATCGCCATTATTGCTGCTGGCGGAATTGTCGGCTGGCGATTGTTGCGTAGCGGCGCGCCAGCGGCAGCGCCGTCGTCGCTGGCGGCGTTCGATCATCGCCTGGCTATCGGGTGCTGGATCGCGTTCTTCGGGTTGCTCATCGCGCTGCCGCTGGCGCGCACGGTCTTCCCGTTCCATGCACTCGAACTTTTCGACAGTTTCTACCGCGCTGGCGCACTGGTCTTCGGCGGCGGGCACGTCGTTCTGCCGCTGCTCCATACTGAAGTCGTGTCGCCTGGATGGATCAGTGATGCGCAATTTATCGCCGGTTACGGCATGGCGCAGGCAGTGCCAGGACCACTTTTTACATTTGCGGCATATCTGGGAACAATTCAGACCACAACGCCCAACGGTTGGGCAGGAGGGATTCTGGCGTTGCTGGCGATCTTTCTGCCTGCCTGGCTGCTGGTGATTGGCGCGCTCCCGTTCTGGGACTGGTTGCGCGCCAGAACGGAGGTCCAGGCAGCGTTGCGCGGCATTAATGCCGCAGTCGTCGGCATTCTGCTTGCCACGCTGTACACGCCGGTGATGACCAGTGCTATCATGATGCCGCTCGACGCAGCGCTTGCGCTTGCCTGCTTTGGCATGCTGACGTTGTGGAAACTGCCGCCCTGGCTGGTTGTCGTTGTTGCAGGGGGGATCGGTTGGGTGGTGCGTGTGTGA
- a CDS encoding heavy metal translocating P-type ATPase codes for MQTRNYIFAIHGIDCAHCANTIEVSVARLDGVEACELNATTGRLRVRGAVEPDAIITYVRSLGYEATLLENDGVTPTTPDASVSFVEFMWQRLETRLALIGAIMIVPGVVLHELLGWRAFWIDALAFAALIAAGLPIARSAWRSLVRSRTISINALMTIAAIGAVIIGAHVEAALVMVLFAIGEAIEGFTAARARDAIRSLMTLVPETALRLRDGYETRTPVAELKVGDVIVVRPGERVPMDGVVRSGATHINQAPITGESVPVVKTPGAEVYAGSINGEGVIEVIVTHLASDNTISRMIRLVQEAQDRRAPVQRLIDRFAGWYTPAVVAIAALIAVIPPLLFGQPFWNPSPDEFGWFYRSLALLVVACPCALVISTPVSVVSALSAAARAGVLIKGGAALEALGKVRAVAFDKTGTLTTGRPVLVAVRSVECREPEQNEDARCDACTTLLELACAVEQRSEHPLAHAIVDAARVRGVMQNAPRATSVTALPGHGIVGDVNGRTVLIGSHRYFDETAPHPLAFCDRAERDAGAGRTPLMVSIDGTFAGMLSVADAIRPEAREAIARLRRAGIQHAVMLTGDRRETAQAIAADAGIDDVRAEVLPEYKAQMVENLRATYGAVAMVGDGINDTPALASATVGIAIGAAHGGTNQAMETADVTLMSDDLRRLPFVFELARATRRTIMVNVAFSIAVKAVFLVIVAAGWSTMWMAVFADMGTSLLVTLNGLRLLGMRHQGEA; via the coding sequence ATGCAGACACGCAACTACATCTTCGCCATTCACGGCATCGACTGCGCGCATTGCGCGAACACCATCGAGGTGAGCGTCGCTCGTCTCGATGGCGTCGAGGCGTGCGAACTCAACGCGACGACCGGTCGGCTCCGTGTGCGCGGCGCCGTCGAACCTGATGCAATTATTACGTATGTGCGTTCGCTGGGGTATGAGGCGACGCTGCTGGAAAACGACGGTGTAACGCCGACGACCCCCGACGCATCGGTGTCGTTTGTTGAGTTCATGTGGCAACGCCTTGAAACGCGCCTGGCGCTGATCGGCGCAATAATGATCGTTCCAGGCGTTGTCCTGCATGAACTGCTCGGATGGCGCGCCTTCTGGATCGACGCCCTGGCATTTGCTGCGCTGATTGCCGCCGGTCTGCCGATCGCGCGCAGCGCCTGGCGTTCACTCGTCCGCAGTCGCACGATCTCGATCAATGCGCTGATGACCATTGCCGCAATTGGGGCGGTGATCATTGGAGCGCATGTCGAAGCTGCCCTGGTTATGGTATTATTTGCCATTGGCGAGGCGATCGAAGGGTTTACCGCTGCGCGCGCACGCGATGCCATTCGTTCGCTGATGACGCTTGTTCCTGAAACTGCTCTGCGCCTCCGCGACGGATATGAAACAAGGACGCCGGTCGCCGAACTGAAGGTTGGCGACGTCATCGTTGTGCGCCCTGGCGAGCGTGTGCCGATGGATGGCGTCGTGCGCAGCGGCGCGACGCATATCAACCAGGCGCCGATCACCGGCGAGAGTGTGCCGGTCGTCAAGACGCCGGGAGCGGAAGTGTATGCCGGGAGCATCAACGGCGAAGGCGTGATCGAGGTGATTGTCACGCATCTGGCAAGCGACAACACGATCAGTCGCATGATCCGCCTGGTGCAGGAGGCGCAGGATCGCCGTGCGCCCGTGCAGCGCCTGATTGATCGCTTTGCAGGATGGTATACGCCGGCAGTGGTTGCCATTGCTGCGCTGATCGCCGTCATCCCGCCGCTGCTGTTCGGGCAACCGTTCTGGAACCCGTCGCCGGACGAATTCGGCTGGTTCTACCGTAGTCTGGCGCTTCTGGTCGTCGCCTGTCCCTGCGCGCTCGTCATCAGCACGCCGGTGAGCGTGGTCAGTGCGTTGAGCGCTGCAGCGCGCGCTGGCGTGCTGATCAAAGGCGGTGCGGCGCTGGAGGCGCTTGGCAAGGTGCGCGCTGTCGCATTCGATAAAACCGGCACCCTGACCACGGGCAGACCGGTGCTCGTTGCAGTACGCTCGGTGGAATGCCGCGAGCCGGAACAGAACGAGGATGCACGTTGCGACGCATGCACAACGCTGCTCGAACTTGCCTGCGCCGTCGAGCAACGCTCCGAACATCCCCTGGCGCACGCGATTGTCGATGCCGCCCGCGTGCGGGGAGTCATGCAGAACGCGCCACGCGCCACATCCGTCACGGCGCTGCCGGGTCACGGGATTGTGGGGGATGTGAATGGGCGCACGGTCCTCATCGGCAGCCATCGTTACTTCGATGAAACAGCGCCTCACCCGCTCGCCTTCTGTGATCGCGCGGAACGGGACGCTGGCGCCGGTCGCACGCCGCTGATGGTCAGCATCGATGGGACGTTCGCCGGTATGCTGAGCGTCGCCGACGCCATTCGCCCTGAAGCCCGCGAAGCGATTGCGCGCCTGAGACGAGCAGGGATTCAACACGCCGTCATGCTCACCGGCGACCGCCGTGAAACGGCGCAGGCCATCGCCGCCGACGCTGGCATCGATGATGTGCGTGCTGAAGTGCTCCCCGAATACAAAGCGCAGATGGTCGAAAACCTCCGCGCCACCTACGGCGCTGTGGCAATGGTCGGCGACGGCATCAACGATACTCCCGCCCTGGCATCGGCAACTGTCGGCATTGCCATCGGTGCGGCGCACGGCGGAACGAATCAGGCAATGGAAACCGCTGATGTCACTCTGATGAGCGATGACCTGCGCCGCCTGCCATTCGTGTTCGAGCTGGCGCGCGCCACACGCCGCACAATTATGGTCAATGTCGCCTTTAGCATTGCCGTCAAGGCGGTGTTTCTGGTGATTGTTGCAGCAGGCTGGAGTACCATGTGGATGGCGGTGTTCGCCGATATGGGGACATCGCTGCTGGTAACGTTGAACGGTCTGCGGTTGCTGGGGATGCGCCACCAGGGAGAGGCGTGA